The proteins below come from a single Alligator mississippiensis isolate rAllMis1 chromosome 2, rAllMis1, whole genome shotgun sequence genomic window:
- the LOC102577143 gene encoding macrophage-expressed gene 1 protein, with translation MCPARAMWLWALLSMTVAVSTEPGFLACKRALNVSVLEVLPGGGWDNLQNVEMGRVLDLTYTQCRTTEDSEYLIPDGVDVIPLRESAVEVHSELIENWLSYTDAFAGSINAEASFLGILNGRFSDSNQQTKTHNVYDQTVTTRVQVRHHIYSVQAQPPFALHPALRSQLVDIGNLLENNWSRAAQYLAELLVLRYGTHVLTRLEAGASLIQEDQVKQTFVLDKVAQKSAVTASASVTFFSKVNVGIGASAQVQNELTKDYMENTVDSRVSSHGSVPFYPGITLQKWQEGIPNHLVAIGRRGLPLPFFLMPEALPELPVPTARRVAATVECAIRLYYAINTHPGCVNTDSSNFDFQANVDDGSCHAASTNFTFGGIFQECVGVSGEDVEALCQPYRTRNPLTGSFSCPAGFGSVPLHAEERTASQPRTECREQCYTCWLFFTCCQKVCGVRYYTTSVRFTASWCAASSSLPQGSGFLFGGLYSPGQENPIMGAPACPANFYPLQLFEDLKVCVSNDYEMATPFAVPFGGFFSCQAGNPLAGLRQGQSPGLLQDFFYQEAPTNYPMKCPKGYSQHKAYLSDGCQVMYCLQAGALFAKQLAPIKLPPFLRPPPPNISLVETILVQLNSSQAWVKLQGSRHWRPANTTDEQEMIRLFEAQSSSRLSGGAVAGIVVAAIMVLAAVIGVIYGTRRYKSRGYQELRSSCSAQESGRYESTAVAAPQISSA, from the coding sequence atgtgcccagccagggcaatgtGGCTTTGGGCTCTGCTGAGCATGACAGTGGCTGTCAGCACGGAGCCTGGGTTCTTAGCCTGCAAAAGGGCCCTGAATGTGAGTGTGTtggaggtgctgccaggtgggggctgggacaacCTGCAGAATGTGGAGATGGGCAGGGTGCTAGACCTTACATACACCCAGTGCCGGACCACCGAGGACAGCGAGTACCTCATTCCTGATGGGGTGGATGTTATACCATTGCGGGAGAGTGCTGTGGAAGTGCATTCAGAGCTGATCGAGAATTGGCTCTCCTATACTGATGCCTTTGCTGGCTCCATCAATGCCGAGGCCTCATTTCTGGGCATTCTCAATGGCAGGTTCTCTGACAGCAACCAACAGACCAAGACCCATAATGTCTACGATCAGACAGTCACCACCCGTGTGCAGGTGAGGCACCACATCTACTCAGTGCAGGCCCAGCCTCCTTTTGCCCTACACCCTGCTCTCCGCAGCCAGCTCGTGGACATTGGCAACCTGCTGGAGAACAACTGGAGCCGGGCGGCTCAAtacctagcagagctgctggtgcTCCGCTATGGTACCCATGTCCTGACCAGGCTGGAGGCCGGAGCCAGCTTGATCCAGGAGGACCAAGTCAAACAGACCTTTGTCCTGGACAAAGTAGCCCAGAAGTCAGCTGTCACTGCCTCGGCCTCAGTCACCTTTTTCAGCAAGGTCAATGTGGGCATCGGAGCCTCTGCACAGGTGCAGAATGAGCTGACAAAGGACTATATGGAGAACACAGTGGACTCCCGGGTTTCAAGTCATGGTAGTGTGCCCTTCTACCCGGGCATCACCCTTCAGAAGTGGCAGGAGGGGATTCCTAACCACCTGGTGGCCATTGGCCGGCGTGGCTTGCCCCTGCCCTTTTTCCTCATGCCTGAAGCTCTGCCTGAGCTGCCAGTGCCCACGGCCCGTCGAGTGGCAGCCACAGTGGAGTGTGCTATCCGTCTCTACTATGCCATCAACACTCACCCAGGTTGTGTGAACACTGACTCCAGCAACTTTGACTTCCAAGCTAATGTGGATGACGGGTCATGCCACGCAGCCAGCACCAACTTCACCTTCGGGGGCATTTTCCaggagtgtgtgggtgtgtcGGGTGAGGACGTGGAGGCACTGTGCCAGCCCTACCGTACACGTAACCCACTGACAGGCAGCTTCTCTTGCCCAGCTGGCTTTGGGTCTGTCCCACTACATGCAGAAGAGCGCACAGCCAGCCAGCCCCGGACTGAGTGCAGggagcagtgctacacttgctggCTCTTCTTCACCTGTTGCCAGAAGGTCTGTGGCGTCCGCTACTACACCACTAGTGTTCGGTTTACAGCTAGCTGGtgtgctgccagcagctcctTGCCCCAGGGCTCAGGCTTCCTATTTGGTGGGCTGtacagccctgggcaggagaacCCTATCATGGGGgcgcctgcctgccctgccaacttctacccactgcagctcTTTGAGGACCTGAAGGTGTGTGTGAGCAATGACTACGAGATGGCAACCCCCTTTGCCGTGCCTTTTGGAGGCTTCTTTAGCTGCCAGGCTGGCAACCCCTTGGCTGGGCTCcgtcaggggcagagcccagggctcctgCAGGATTTCTTCTACCAGGAGGCCCCCACCAACTACCCCATGAAGTGTCCCAAGGGGTATAGCCAACACAAGGCCTACCTCAGCGACGGCTGCCAGGTCATGTATTGCCTACAGGCTGGGGCGCTCTTTGCCAAGCAGCTGGCCCCCATCAAGCTGCCCCCCTTCCTGCGCCCGCCGCCTCCCAACATCAGTCTGGTAGAGACTATCCTGGTGCAGCTGAACAGCAGCCAAGCCTGGGTCaagctgcagggcagcaggcatTGGCGGCCAGCTAACACCACCGATGAGCAGGAAATGATTCGACTCTTTGAGGCACAGTCCAGTTCAAGACTCTCAGGGGGTGCTGTGGCTGGCATCGTGGTGGCTGCGATCATGGTGCTGGCAGCTGTCATTGGAGTCATCTATGGCACCCGGAGATACAAGAGCAGGGGGTATCAGGAGTTGCGATCCAGCTGTTCAGCACAGGAGTCAGGAAGATATGAATCTACTGCTGTGGCAGCTCCCCAGATCAGCTCAGCTTGA
- the CNTF gene encoding ciliary neurotrophic factor, protein MASAERPPVILRSLDLRSRAIRLARKIRSDVVSLLDSYVERQGLDKNISLDGVDSMPTAAVEHWSELTEAERLGNNLKAYRIFQTLLAEVLEDQRTHLTPIDTNFHESIQSVMLQVSALASQLEELLMLLEHSVPAREEVEGTADSTSHSMFEKKLRGLKVLQELAQWSVRSVKDLHHVTKHSHSSSTVHVSHQ, encoded by the exons ATGGCTTCAGCAGAACGGCCCCCGGTGATCCTCCGGTCCCTTGACCTCCGCAGTCGTGCAATACGCCTGGCCAGGAAAATCCGCTCCGATGTTGTCAGCCTCTTGGATTCCTAT GTTGAACGGCAGGGGCTGGACAAGAACATCAGCCTGGATGGTGTAGACAGCATGCCAACAGCTGCTGTGGAGCACTGGAGTGAGCTGACAGAAGCTGAGCGCCTGGGGAACAACCTGAAGGCCTATCGTATCTTCCAGACCCTGCTGGCTGAGGTCTTGGAGGATCAGAGGACTCACCTGACCCCCATAGACACCAACTTCCATGAATCCATCCAGTCTGTTATGCTGCAGGTCTCAGCCCTGGCctcccagctggaggagctgttgatgctgctggagcacagtgtaCCAGCCCGAGAGGAGGTAGAGGGCACTGCAGACAGCACAAGCCACAGCATGTTTGAGAAAAAGCTGAGGGGGCTgaaggtgctgcaggagctggcccaaTGGTCTGTGAGGTCCGTGAAGGATTTGCATCATGTTACCAAGCacagtcacagcagcagcacagtccaTGTAAGCCACCAGTAA